The Marinilongibacter aquaticus genome has a window encoding:
- the pth gene encoding aminoacyl-tRNA hydrolase, with protein MKYLVVGLGNIGPQYAFTRHNAGFMALDRLAAQEGLKFEMKKLAYHTEWKTKGRSIHLIKPTTYMNLSGKALQYWMGQLKVEKENVLILVDDLALPLAKLRLKPKGSSAGHNGLKDIERVLHGNEYSRLKIGIGDDFPKGRQVDYVLGNFDDEELTILIEKLDTVKQMILSFCTLGIERTMNSFNE; from the coding sequence ATGAAATACCTCGTTGTGGGGCTTGGCAATATCGGCCCGCAATATGCATTTACACGTCACAATGCCGGATTTATGGCTTTGGATAGGTTGGCGGCTCAAGAAGGCCTCAAATTTGAAATGAAAAAATTGGCCTATCATACCGAATGGAAAACAAAAGGGAGGAGCATACATTTGATCAAACCCACAACGTACATGAACCTTTCGGGCAAGGCTCTGCAATATTGGATGGGCCAACTGAAAGTGGAAAAAGAGAATGTGCTCATTCTGGTCGACGATCTCGCTCTGCCTTTGGCCAAATTACGCCTGAAACCCAAAGGATCTTCGGCCGGGCACAATGGACTGAAAGATATTGAACGTGTTTTGCACGGAAACGAATATTCACGATTGAAAATCGGAATTGGAGACGATTTCCCTAAAGGTCGCCAAGTAGACTATGTACTGGGAAACTTTGATGATGAGGAACTTACGATTCTGATAGAAAAATTGGACACCGTAAAACAGATGATCTTGTCATTTTGCACTTTAGGTATAGAACGTACAATGAATTCCTTTAATGAATGA
- a CDS encoding saccharopine dehydrogenase C-terminal domain-containing protein → MKNILILGMGKVGTLIGVLLQKHFSVTGLDIKKPHYNYPLDFALIEGDVSDEAFMRKNMKNFDAVVSALPFFLNKKIAELALELNIHYFDLTEDVSTTQYIREISRQAQAVFAPQCGLAPGFIGIVGASLCQPFSKIRDIELRVGALPRHPNGLLAYSFTWSPEGVINEYINDAEAIHNGVRKQVTSLDGLEYINIEGKEFEAFTTSGGLGTMCETYEGKVDTLNYKTIRYPGHCKLMRFLIQELILKNEKETLTRILENAKPPVKEDVVYVYAVVEGWQDEKLLRSEFYRAYLPKEIAGRTWRAISWTTAASVASVVEMVANGQLPQKGFIKQEEIDLDGFRRTENGRLFE, encoded by the coding sequence ATGAAGAATATCCTGATTCTCGGTATGGGAAAAGTGGGCACCTTGATTGGCGTTTTACTCCAAAAACACTTTTCGGTTACTGGCCTCGACATCAAAAAGCCCCATTATAATTATCCGCTTGATTTCGCCCTTATCGAAGGTGATGTAAGCGACGAAGCCTTCATGCGAAAAAACATGAAAAACTTCGATGCCGTCGTTTCCGCACTCCCCTTTTTTCTGAACAAAAAAATAGCCGAATTGGCCCTTGAGCTCAATATTCATTACTTCGATCTTACTGAAGACGTTTCCACGACCCAATATATTCGCGAAATCTCACGCCAAGCCCAAGCGGTATTTGCCCCACAATGTGGCCTTGCCCCGGGCTTCATTGGCATTGTAGGTGCCAGCCTTTGCCAGCCATTCAGCAAAATACGCGACATTGAACTTCGTGTAGGGGCCTTGCCACGCCACCCCAATGGCCTTTTGGCCTATTCATTCACTTGGTCGCCAGAAGGTGTAATAAACGAATACATCAACGATGCCGAAGCCATCCACAACGGTGTCCGCAAACAAGTGACCTCACTCGACGGCCTAGAGTACATCAATATCGAGGGTAAAGAATTCGAAGCTTTTACCACCTCGGGCGGCTTGGGCACAATGTGCGAAACCTACGAAGGCAAAGTAGATACGCTCAATTACAAGACTATCCGCTATCCTGGACACTGCAAACTTATGCGTTTCCTGATCCAAGAATTGATCTTAAAAAACGAAAAAGAAACACTCACTCGCATTCTGGAAAACGCCAAACCTCCCGTCAAAGAAGATGTGGTATATGTATACGCAGTAGTGGAAGGCTGGCAAGATGAAAAACTCCTGCGAAGCGAATTCTACCGGGCTTATCTACCTAAAGAAATTGCAGGCAGAACTTGGCGGGCCATTTCTTGGACTACGGCGGCCTCTGTGGCTTCTGTTGTAGAAATGGTAGCCAATGGCCAACTGCCGCAAAAAGGTTTTATAAAACAAGAAGAAATCGATTTGGATGGTTTTCGCCGAACAGAAAATGGCCGTTTATTCGAATAA
- a CDS encoding DUF1338 domain-containing protein, with the protein MKSKELDKVLQAIFEPYRLRVPNVQKITLAMQEKGMIDRQEDIENDHIAFRTMGVPHLGVASLEKIFLHYGYKKRDYYRFEGKKLNSWWFSPPDDQYPRIFISELIVEELSPKAQQAILKYTSPIDKDPVDALNLSNPEEVGAFFQKPLWRLPNLEDYQLLQNESEYAAWVIYNRYYLNHYTISVHKLPMGYNKLEQFNAFLESIGIKLNDSGGKIKTSADSLLRQSSTVAEMVVAEFESGEKCEIPGSYVEFAERNLLPEFTHLPQDERERKHYRDGFEAGNADKIFESTYTSQTLK; encoded by the coding sequence ATGAAAAGCAAAGAATTGGATAAAGTATTGCAAGCGATTTTCGAACCTTATCGCCTTCGCGTGCCCAATGTGCAAAAAATCACACTGGCCATGCAAGAAAAAGGCATGATCGATCGACAAGAAGACATCGAAAACGATCACATCGCCTTTCGCACAATGGGCGTGCCTCATTTGGGCGTGGCCTCTTTGGAAAAAATTTTCCTGCATTACGGATACAAAAAACGAGATTACTACCGCTTTGAAGGCAAAAAGCTGAACTCTTGGTGGTTTTCGCCGCCCGACGACCAATACCCCCGCATTTTCATTTCCGAACTGATTGTGGAAGAATTGAGCCCCAAAGCCCAACAAGCCATTCTGAAATACACTTCGCCTATCGATAAAGACCCGGTGGATGCACTGAATCTTTCAAACCCCGAAGAGGTTGGGGCTTTCTTTCAAAAACCTTTGTGGAGATTGCCCAATTTGGAAGATTACCAACTTCTTCAAAACGAAAGCGAGTACGCCGCCTGGGTGATTTACAACCGGTATTACCTGAATCACTACACAATCAGCGTGCATAAACTTCCGATGGGCTACAACAAACTGGAACAATTCAATGCTTTTTTAGAATCCATTGGGATAAAACTGAACGATTCTGGTGGCAAAATCAAAACCAGTGCCGATAGCCTGTTGCGACAAAGCAGCACGGTGGCCGAGATGGTTGTGGCCGAATTTGAATCTGGCGAAAAATGCGAAATCCCTGGAAGTTACGTAGAATTTGCAGAAAGAAACCTGCTACCCGAATTCACCCATTTACCCCAAGACGAACGCGAAAGAAAACATTATCGAGATGGATTCGAGGCGGGTAATGCCGACAAAATTTTCGAAAGCACCTACACTTCTCAAACATTGAAATGA
- the amaB gene encoding L-piperidine-6-carboxylate dehydrogenase produces MKDLLKKITKGNVLPSHSTGQNFYAPSGPHLLKYSPVDQEPIGHFGYCSENEYTQVVEKAQQAFAYWKNVPAPKRGEYIRQYRQKLAQHKQALGELVSYEMGKSLQEGLGEVQEMIDICDFAVGLSRQLYGLQMHSERPAHRMFEQWHPLGIVGIISAFNFPVAVWAWNAAIAWVCGNVCIWKPSEKTPFTAMACQSLFAEVMQENRLPEGLSSVILSDAALGKTMATDTRIALLSATGSVRMGKSVAQTVAARLGKYLLELGGNNAIIVSKEADIKQAVPAIVFGAVGTCGQRCTSTRRLIVHKSIYSDLKDRLVSAFQQLKIGDPLDSQNHVGPLIDEEAVSHFLSAIESAKAQGGKLILGGKRLDRKGCYVSPALIEAHKQMPILKQETFAPLLYLIEYENLEEAIEIQNSVPQGLSSALFSLNIRETEYFLSTQGSDCGIANVNIGTSGAEIGGAFGGEKETGGGRESGSDAWKAYMRRQTCTINYGTDMPLAQGIQFNLEEE; encoded by the coding sequence ATGAAAGACTTACTGAAAAAAATAACCAAGGGAAACGTTTTGCCTAGCCACAGTACGGGTCAAAACTTCTATGCACCGAGTGGACCCCACCTCTTAAAATATTCGCCCGTTGACCAAGAGCCCATTGGACATTTTGGATATTGTAGCGAAAACGAATACACCCAAGTGGTGGAGAAAGCCCAACAGGCCTTTGCTTACTGGAAAAACGTTCCTGCCCCAAAAAGGGGAGAATACATTCGCCAATACCGCCAGAAACTGGCCCAGCACAAACAAGCACTGGGAGAGCTTGTCAGTTATGAAATGGGAAAAAGCCTGCAAGAAGGTCTGGGCGAAGTGCAAGAAATGATCGACATCTGCGATTTTGCCGTAGGGCTTTCACGCCAACTGTATGGTTTGCAAATGCACTCTGAAAGGCCTGCCCACCGCATGTTTGAGCAGTGGCACCCTTTGGGCATCGTCGGCATCATTTCGGCCTTCAATTTTCCTGTAGCCGTTTGGGCTTGGAATGCCGCAATCGCTTGGGTTTGCGGAAATGTGTGCATCTGGAAACCCTCCGAAAAAACGCCGTTCACAGCGATGGCCTGCCAATCGCTCTTCGCCGAAGTAATGCAAGAAAACCGATTGCCCGAAGGCCTTTCATCGGTTATATTGTCCGATGCGGCCTTAGGAAAAACAATGGCTACCGATACGCGAATTGCACTACTATCGGCCACGGGCTCTGTACGTATGGGCAAAAGCGTAGCACAAACGGTAGCTGCCCGTCTCGGCAAATACCTTCTCGAATTGGGCGGCAACAATGCCATAATCGTCAGCAAGGAAGCCGACATCAAACAAGCCGTTCCGGCCATTGTATTCGGTGCGGTAGGCACATGCGGGCAACGTTGCACCTCAACGCGAAGGTTAATTGTACACAAAAGCATTTATTCTGACCTAAAAGATCGATTGGTTTCGGCTTTTCAACAATTGAAAATTGGAGACCCGCTCGACAGCCAAAATCATGTCGGGCCATTGATAGACGAAGAAGCCGTAAGCCACTTCCTGTCGGCTATAGAATCGGCTAAAGCACAAGGTGGAAAGCTGATTTTAGGCGGCAAAAGATTAGACAGAAAGGGCTGCTATGTAAGTCCGGCACTTATCGAAGCCCACAAGCAAATGCCCATTTTGAAGCAGGAAACATTCGCTCCTTTGCTTTATCTTATCGAATATGAAAATTTGGAAGAGGCCATTGAAATCCAAAACAGTGTGCCACAAGGCCTTTCATCTGCATTGTTCAGCTTAAATATTCGCGAAACAGAGTATTTTCTGTCGACTCAGGGTTCAGACTGCGGAATTGCCAATGTAAATATCGGCACCTCCGGAGCTGAGATCGGTGGAGCCTTTGGCGGAGAAAAAGAAACAGGAGGCGGTAGAGAAAGTGGCTCAGATGCCTGGAAAGCCTACATGCGACGCCAAACCTGCACTATAAACTACGGCACAGACATGCCTTTGGCACAAGGGATACAATTCAATTTAGAAGAAGAGTAG
- a CDS encoding glycosyl hydrolase family 18 protein encodes MRKIVFLFSFLLTTMAWAQSKDFKVIAYCNPNLPISEIPFDLVTHINYSFAIPAKTGDTLLPLRDDTFLKELVPAAHAKNVKVFISIGGWGIGDGGGNDTRFHEMADSEEGRQSFIASTMRFVKKYGLDGVDLDWEYPDPDNRSADDYVALCRVLSGKLHAQGKQLTAAVVHSGEQANGIKEEVYPYMDWLNIMAYDGDYGPKEILHHSPYSMALHCIDFWINEKHLPAEKCILGLPFYAKRGHGKYGYGYKKLLEVGASPYDDYWQGHFYNGVFTIANKTKLAQEKGCGGVMIWEMALDSPGEFSLFKTIHDNIK; translated from the coding sequence ATGCGAAAGATAGTCTTTCTTTTCTCTTTCTTACTCACCACTATGGCTTGGGCACAAAGCAAGGACTTTAAAGTCATTGCCTATTGCAATCCCAATTTGCCCATCTCAGAAATCCCCTTTGATCTGGTTACACATATCAATTATTCCTTTGCAATTCCCGCCAAAACTGGCGACACTTTGCTGCCTTTGCGAGACGACACCTTTTTGAAAGAATTGGTGCCCGCCGCCCATGCAAAAAACGTAAAAGTGTTTATCTCCATTGGTGGATGGGGCATTGGAGACGGTGGCGGAAACGACACCCGTTTTCATGAAATGGCCGACAGCGAAGAAGGCCGTCAAAGCTTTATTGCAAGCACCATGCGTTTCGTGAAAAAATACGGCCTCGACGGCGTGGATTTGGATTGGGAATATCCAGACCCCGATAACCGCTCAGCCGACGACTATGTGGCTCTTTGCCGCGTATTAAGCGGAAAATTGCACGCTCAAGGCAAACAACTTACTGCCGCGGTGGTTCATTCTGGTGAACAAGCCAATGGTATCAAAGAAGAGGTTTATCCGTATATGGATTGGTTGAACATTATGGCTTACGATGGCGACTACGGCCCTAAAGAAATCTTGCACCATTCACCTTATTCAATGGCTTTGCACTGTATTGATTTTTGGATTAACGAAAAACATTTGCCTGCAGAAAAATGCATTTTGGGCCTACCCTTCTACGCCAAAAGAGGACATGGAAAATACGGTTACGGTTACAAAAAACTTCTCGAAGTAGGTGCCAGCCCGTATGATGACTATTGGCAAGGACATTTCTACAACGGCGTTTTCACCATTGCCAACAAAACGAAACTGGCTCAAGAAAAAGGCTGCGGCGGCGTAATGATTTGGGAAATGGCCCTCGACAGTCCGGGCGAATTTTCTCTTTTCAAAACCATCCACGACAACATCAAATAA
- a CDS encoding lipocalin-like domain-containing protein produces the protein MKNKLPLIGIFLLALAWACTSNDPAPSKMVGTWKLESAIASDDSGTEIDFWSLVKALSPCAGEVTHTFNSDGTYSTFVPAGCVNDDDEPLTLLSASGGTYTLNNDTFSIDLEGEQLEGDIAFSGNKAIVTINFTDEGGNSTLVLTFIRQ, from the coding sequence ATGAAAAACAAATTACCCTTAATCGGCATTTTTCTTTTGGCTCTTGCATGGGCCTGTACCTCAAACGATCCCGCCCCTTCAAAAATGGTGGGCACTTGGAAACTTGAGTCGGCAATCGCCTCGGATGACAGCGGAACAGAAATTGATTTTTGGTCGCTCGTCAAAGCCTTATCGCCATGTGCAGGAGAGGTTACGCACACTTTCAATAGCGACGGCACGTACAGCACTTTCGTGCCCGCAGGATGTGTAAATGACGACGACGAACCGCTCACTCTGCTTTCGGCCAGCGGCGGAACCTATACATTAAACAACGATACGTTCTCTATCGACTTGGAAGGCGAGCAACTCGAGGGCGATATCGCGTTTTCAGGGAATAAAGCGATTGTCACTATAAATTTCACAGACGAAGGAGGCAATTCCACTTTGGTACTTACATTCATTCGCCAATAA
- a CDS encoding DUF5004 domain-containing protein, producing the protein MKTKFFKVFSLLLFTALIVSCSKDKDEDTTPEDALEGSWKISGITIIASDDTETDYYTTLKAESPCVTDLTYVFASGKYTVENATSCSTENNDVLAILTAPGTYSIDGNSFTMTISGFNVDGEISGSSATISSINPLDLTSKLRITLTKQ; encoded by the coding sequence ATGAAAACCAAGTTTTTCAAAGTATTCAGCCTCTTACTTTTCACAGCCCTAATTGTTTCTTGCTCCAAAGACAAGGACGAAGACACCACTCCTGAAGATGCCCTAGAAGGCAGCTGGAAAATTTCGGGAATTACAATCATTGCTTCAGACGATACTGAAACCGATTACTACACCACCCTTAAAGCCGAAAGCCCTTGCGTCACTGACTTGACCTACGTTTTCGCTTCGGGCAAATATACAGTGGAGAATGCCACATCGTGCAGCACAGAAAACAACGATGTGCTCGCAATTCTTACGGCACCGGGTACATACAGCATTGACGGCAACAGCTTTACGATGACAATCAGCGGTTTCAATGTAGATGGCGAAATTTCGGGCAGTTCGGCGACAATCAGCTCGATCAACCCACTCGATTTGACTTCTAAACTTAGAATTACGCTTACAAAGCAATAG
- a CDS encoding polysaccharide deacetylase family protein translates to MRILSFFTVLLFASVSVLGQTYAEKLGYPKGAKVLILHVDDVGMSYDSNKGAIEAIENGVANSMSIMMPCPWVSGFSKYLKEHPKTDAGLHLTLTSEWENYRWGPLSGKKNTPGLVDKEGALWPSVPAVLQHASADEIEEEIRAQLDRSRTMGWEPTHLDSHMGTLFARPDYLERYVKVGIEEKIPVMFPGGHNSMVSQTVAEMGYNKDLIYQIGQKLWNAGLPVLDDLHNISYGWTGEKGTSDAELQAFKTKQYIETIKQLKPGLTMVIMHCTWPTEVFPEISSSGQTRKGDMLAMTDPAFKKFLAENNIVLTTWREAMERRQKLD, encoded by the coding sequence ATGAGAATTCTTTCCTTTTTTACAGTCCTCCTCTTCGCCTCTGTTTCCGTTTTAGGGCAAACCTATGCCGAAAAATTAGGATACCCGAAAGGAGCCAAAGTACTCATTTTGCATGTCGATGATGTGGGAATGAGCTACGATTCGAACAAAGGGGCCATTGAAGCCATAGAAAATGGCGTAGCCAACTCGATGAGCATAATGATGCCCTGCCCTTGGGTTTCTGGCTTTTCCAAATACTTGAAAGAGCATCCCAAAACCGACGCGGGCTTACACCTCACCCTCACCTCGGAATGGGAAAATTACCGCTGGGGTCCTTTGAGCGGCAAGAAAAACACGCCCGGCTTGGTAGACAAAGAAGGTGCTTTATGGCCCAGTGTCCCGGCGGTATTGCAACATGCCAGTGCAGATGAAATAGAAGAAGAGATCAGGGCTCAACTCGACCGCAGCCGGACTATGGGCTGGGAACCCACTCACCTCGATTCGCATATGGGCACCCTCTTCGCTCGCCCCGATTATCTCGAACGCTATGTAAAAGTGGGAATTGAAGAAAAAATACCCGTCATGTTTCCAGGTGGGCACAACAGTATGGTGAGCCAAACCGTGGCCGAAATGGGCTACAATAAAGATTTGATCTATCAAATTGGCCAAAAATTATGGAATGCAGGCTTGCCCGTGCTCGATGATCTTCACAATATTTCGTATGGCTGGACAGGGGAAAAGGGAACAAGCGATGCAGAATTGCAAGCTTTCAAAACCAAGCAATACATCGAGACCATCAAACAATTGAAACCCGGACTCACGATGGTCATTATGCATTGTACATGGCCTACCGAAGTTTTTCCCGAAATCTCGAGCAGCGGACAAACGAGAAAAGGCGATATGTTGGCCATGACAGACCCCGCCTTCAAGAAATTCTTAGCAGAAAACAACATCGTACTCACCACTTGGCGAGAAGCCATGGAGCGTAGGCAAAAACTCGATTAA
- a CDS encoding methyltransferase family protein — translation MALQEELKVQGDVLFKYRSYFPLLFLVFTLGAFVYEAAHENSWMSCDGYWYISLAVGIFGLLIRIFTVGFTPKNTSGRNTTGGQLADELNETGTYSMVRHPLYVGNYFMWLAVAMLTADFWFILAFTFLYWVYYERIMYAEEAFLRNKFGQMYLTWAEGRPAFVPKLNGFVVPKYSFSLKKVLKKEKNGIAALFGLFWLFDLIRNSIQAKTFVFLQNQWFWAFVGSVVFYLIFKVLKRYTKVLEDGR, via the coding sequence ATGGCCCTACAAGAGGAACTGAAAGTACAAGGCGATGTCTTGTTCAAATACCGAAGCTATTTCCCTCTCCTTTTTTTGGTTTTCACCCTTGGAGCTTTTGTTTACGAAGCTGCCCATGAGAACAGTTGGATGTCTTGTGACGGATATTGGTACATTTCTTTGGCGGTGGGTATTTTCGGCCTTTTGATACGCATTTTTACAGTGGGTTTTACGCCCAAAAATACCAGCGGAAGAAATACAACGGGTGGCCAGCTTGCCGATGAACTCAACGAAACGGGTACGTATTCTATGGTGCGTCATCCTTTGTATGTTGGGAACTACTTCATGTGGCTCGCGGTAGCCATGCTCACAGCCGATTTCTGGTTTATTTTAGCCTTTACTTTTCTGTATTGGGTTTATTACGAGCGAATTATGTACGCAGAAGAAGCGTTTTTACGGAATAAGTTTGGGCAAATGTATTTGACATGGGCCGAAGGGAGGCCGGCATTCGTGCCCAAATTAAATGGCTTTGTCGTGCCAAAATATTCATTCAGCCTGAAGAAAGTTCTGAAAAAGGAAAAGAATGGAATCGCGGCCTTGTTTGGTCTATTCTGGTTGTTCGACCTGATACGCAATTCCATTCAGGCAAAGACTTTTGTGTTTTTACAAAACCAGTGGTTTTGGGCCTTCGTGGGTTCTGTAGTCTTTTATTTGATCTTCAAAGTGCTGAAACGTTACACCAAAGTTTTGGAAGACGGCCGTTAA
- a CDS encoding DUF4230 domain-containing protein — protein sequence MESILFIIALLIGGIATWQISSWRHNVQKRKRQELIKMESSVLLERIEKVFKVILAEGYFTEIYDHNSRKNFWGLFETHKKALIIAKAKVAMGFDFSKLKWRVEEGKKKMILEELPKAEVLSIDPEYKFYDIDNGFLHKFKTADYTHIVSEARELMLQKAMESDLPASANRQLELMIQQLAASMEWELKIEKTSSPRKSLTDTVKDFLK from the coding sequence ATGGAATCAATTTTGTTCATTATTGCCTTACTCATCGGAGGGATTGCCACCTGGCAAATTTCGAGTTGGCGTCACAATGTACAAAAACGGAAAAGGCAAGAATTGATCAAAATGGAATCTTCGGTATTGCTTGAAAGGATAGAAAAGGTTTTCAAAGTGATTTTGGCCGAAGGCTATTTTACGGAAATTTACGATCACAACAGCCGGAAAAACTTTTGGGGGCTTTTCGAAACGCATAAAAAGGCCCTCATTATTGCCAAAGCCAAAGTGGCCATGGGCTTTGATTTCTCCAAACTGAAGTGGCGGGTTGAAGAGGGCAAAAAGAAAATGATACTCGAAGAACTGCCCAAGGCCGAAGTGCTGTCCATCGATCCGGAATATAAATTCTACGATATCGACAATGGTTTTCTGCACAAGTTCAAAACGGCAGATTACACGCACATCGTGAGCGAAGCCCGGGAGTTGATGTTGCAAAAGGCCATGGAAAGCGATTTGCCTGCCAGTGCCAACCGTCAGCTGGAATTGATGATCCAACAATTGGCGGCTTCGATGGAATGGGAATTGAAAATCGAAAAAACGAGCAGCCCCCGAAAGTCTTTGACTGATACAGTGAAAGATTTTCTGAAATAG
- the miaA gene encoding tRNA (adenosine(37)-N6)-dimethylallyltransferase MiaA has translation MRAQKYLLLIVGPTAVGKTDCCIRLAKKFEADIFSCDSRQFYRELSIGTAKPSDAELRAVPHHFINNKSIAENYTVAQFESEMLDALDAYFKQKDFAILTGGSGLFAKAISHGFDPIPDIPESVRESLIEEYEKKGLSSLLDNLRELDPETYARIDQSNTQRVIRALEVSKFSGKPFSAWQKGEAKKRPFEIIKIGLDRPREILYERINSRVDQMIEQGLESEVRSVLHFRNKNALQTVAYKEFFDYFDGKLPFNETVNLIKQNTRRYAKRQLTWFKNQDDFQWFQADEEDKIEEFIKNSL, from the coding sequence TTGCGTGCTCAAAAATACCTGCTTTTGATCGTTGGTCCTACCGCTGTAGGCAAAACAGATTGCTGTATACGTTTGGCCAAAAAATTTGAAGCCGACATTTTTTCTTGCGATTCCCGCCAATTCTACCGCGAACTAAGCATCGGTACTGCAAAACCCAGCGATGCGGAGCTCCGAGCTGTTCCACATCATTTTATCAACAACAAAAGCATCGCCGAAAATTACACGGTGGCACAGTTCGAAAGCGAAATGCTCGATGCCCTTGATGCATATTTCAAACAAAAGGACTTTGCGATTCTCACAGGAGGGTCAGGCCTTTTCGCCAAGGCCATAAGCCACGGTTTCGACCCCATTCCCGACATTCCCGAAAGTGTGCGAGAATCGCTCATTGAAGAATACGAAAAAAAAGGTTTGTCGTCACTTCTGGATAATTTACGCGAACTCGATCCCGAAACCTACGCCCGTATCGACCAAAGCAATACCCAAAGAGTAATTCGGGCTTTGGAGGTTTCAAAATTCAGTGGCAAACCTTTTTCGGCCTGGCAAAAGGGCGAGGCCAAAAAGAGGCCTTTTGAGATTATCAAAATCGGCTTGGACAGGCCACGTGAAATACTTTACGAAAGAATCAATTCGCGTGTCGACCAAATGATCGAGCAAGGACTGGAAAGTGAAGTACGCTCTGTGCTGCATTTCCGCAATAAGAATGCCTTGCAAACCGTTGCCTACAAAGAGTTTTTCGATTACTTCGACGGTAAGCTTCCTTTCAATGAAACCGTGAACCTGATTAAGCAAAACACGCGTCGGTATGCCAAAAGGCAATTGACCTGGTTTAAAAATCAAGATGATTTCCAATGGTTTCAAGCCGACGAAGAAGACAAAATTGAAGAGTTTATAAAAAATTCACTTTAG
- a CDS encoding YceI family protein: MKKIALLFTAALAIGTFYSCTSSSESTETATEESSAGLADGTVNIDLAASTVGWKGVMLGVKEHTGTVGVSEGTLSVKDGVIDGGKFVVDLSTIAPTDTVYDEEHTKEKLVGHLSSPDFFHVEQFPNATFEITGGTPSSVTGNLTIRDKTHEATVENVSVSEENGAKVITGELTFNRKDFDVSFDVPVKDMVISDDVELDIKLVTQQ, encoded by the coding sequence ATGAAAAAAATCGCTTTACTATTTACTGCTGCCTTGGCCATTGGCACATTCTACTCGTGTACAAGCAGCTCTGAATCAACAGAAACCGCAACAGAAGAAAGCAGTGCTGGCCTTGCCGATGGCACTGTGAACATCGACCTTGCCGCAAGTACTGTGGGATGGAAAGGTGTGATGTTGGGTGTAAAAGAACACACCGGAACTGTGGGTGTTTCTGAAGGTACATTGAGCGTGAAAGACGGCGTGATCGACGGCGGTAAATTTGTTGTAGACCTTTCTACTATCGCTCCAACAGACACCGTGTACGACGAAGAGCACACCAAAGAAAAATTGGTAGGCCACCTTTCTTCTCCAGATTTCTTCCATGTAGAGCAATTCCCCAATGCTACATTCGAAATCACAGGCGGAACACCCAGCTCTGTAACAGGCAATTTGACCATTCGTGACAAAACTCACGAGGCCACTGTAGAAAACGTAAGTGTTTCTGAAGAAAACGGAGCCAAAGTGATCACAGGTGAATTGACTTTCAACCGCAAAGACTTCGATGTAAGCTTCGATGTGCCCGTGAAAGACATGGTAATCTCTGACGATGTGGAACTTGACATCAAATTGGTGACGCAACAATAA
- the cmk gene encoding (d)CMP kinase — protein MHKIIIAIDGYSSCGKSTTARGVASRLGYTYIDSGAMYRAVTLYFHEKHISLSNEKEVLQALENIQIEFRPKENGDCDTYLNGLNVENEIRKLYVANKVSEVSALAPVRHEMVAQQRKMGKSKAVVMDGRDIGSVVFPDAELKLFMTADPLVRAQRRQAELLDKGNVMDFEEVLANLKKRDQIDTTRKESPLIQTEDAEIIDTTHMTLDEQIEMVCIMADMVLSSSAQKA, from the coding sequence ATGCACAAAATCATAATAGCCATAGATGGATATTCCAGCTGCGGGAAATCGACCACTGCCCGTGGAGTAGCTTCGCGATTGGGATATACCTACATCGATTCGGGAGCCATGTACCGGGCGGTCACCCTCTATTTTCACGAAAAGCATATCTCTTTATCCAATGAAAAGGAAGTATTGCAGGCTTTGGAAAACATTCAGATCGAATTCCGCCCCAAAGAAAACGGAGATTGCGACACGTATCTCAATGGCTTGAATGTCGAAAACGAAATCCGAAAACTATATGTCGCCAACAAGGTGAGCGAAGTAAGTGCCCTGGCTCCTGTGCGTCACGAAATGGTGGCTCAGCAACGCAAAATGGGCAAAAGCAAAGCCGTGGTTATGGATGGTCGCGATATTGGTTCTGTGGTTTTTCCCGACGCTGAGCTCAAACTTTTTATGACCGCCGATCCTCTCGTACGGGCTCAACGTCGACAGGCCGAATTGCTGGACAAAGGCAATGTTATGGATTTTGAAGAAGTGCTGGCCAACCTGAAAAAGAGAGATCAAATCGACACCACACGAAAGGAAAGTCCGCTCATTCAAACCGAAGATGCCGAAATCATCGATACCACACACATGACTTTGGACGAACAAATCGAAATGGTTTGTATAATGGCCGATATGGTACTTTCTTCTTCGGCACAAAAAGCATGA